Proteins encoded in a region of the Streptomyces sp. NBC_00513 genome:
- a CDS encoding MarR family winged helix-turn-helix transcriptional regulator — MSATAAATSQGPTKLRLLELLAAIGTAQWRDFATAAARHGLTSTQAKVLAQLEGPVPMRGLAALLACDASNVTGIVDRLEARELVRREPSPADRRVKNVVATDAGRETIRRVREEMQATHGALDALDQAESATLYALLERLRPTLEKDA, encoded by the coding sequence ATGAGCGCCACCGCCGCGGCCACCTCGCAGGGCCCCACCAAACTGCGACTGCTGGAACTGTTGGCTGCCATCGGCACCGCCCAATGGCGCGACTTCGCCACCGCCGCCGCCCGGCACGGGCTCACGTCCACGCAGGCCAAGGTCCTGGCCCAGCTGGAGGGGCCGGTGCCGATGCGCGGCCTTGCCGCCCTGCTCGCCTGCGACGCGTCCAACGTCACCGGCATCGTGGATCGGCTGGAGGCGCGGGAGCTGGTGCGGCGCGAGCCGTCCCCGGCGGACCGCCGGGTCAAGAACGTGGTGGCGACCGACGCGGGTCGCGAGACCATCCGCCGTGTGCGCGAGGAGATGCAGGCCACGCACGGAGCGCTGGACGCGCTGGACCAGGCGGAGAGCGCGACGCTCTACGCGCTGCTGGAGCGCCTGCGCCCCACGCTGGAGAAGGACGCCTGA
- a CDS encoding MFS transporter, giving the protein MSTAASAPAAARPRNETVIVFALSLAAMVVSMMQTLPVPILGLIRTDLGTSTANVSWVTTATLLSAAVFTPLLGRFGDQHGKKPTLVAVLGVMVAGSVIAALATSLPLLILGRVLQGAATAIFPLALSVLREEVRPQKLPGAMALVSGTLAFGSGLALVATGLLTSGSDADYRNAFWMATGFATLALLAVVFLVPATRHKTGGRTDFLGALTLGIALLLLLLPISQGHEWGWASTRTLGSFAGAAVMTAVWVLVERKVREPLVDMRMFVHRPVLMANLAGILVGFGMFANFLGVSYLVQMPKALTGYGFDASILRASVQFLLPGAIVSLLASPVGGQLVRHRGPRVALGLAAVLGAVGFGWLALDHAHTFSVIGAGLVVGAAVSFGYAAMPAVIMSSVPHHQSGIANGINSISRSTGSAIGSAIVTTILASKTIEHLPAGVPALPAESGFTLTFGIGAVAFALVALISWLGLRSGHGPRVEEPVASSEAPLLKAVETADAV; this is encoded by the coding sequence ATGAGCACCGCCGCATCCGCCCCCGCCGCCGCCAGGCCCCGGAACGAGACGGTCATCGTCTTCGCCCTCAGCCTCGCCGCCATGGTCGTGTCGATGATGCAGACCCTGCCCGTTCCGATCCTGGGTCTGATCCGCACCGACCTCGGCACCTCGACCGCCAACGTCAGCTGGGTCACCACCGCGACCCTGCTGTCCGCCGCCGTCTTCACCCCGCTGCTCGGCCGCTTCGGCGACCAGCACGGCAAGAAGCCCACGCTGGTGGCCGTTCTCGGCGTCATGGTCGCGGGATCCGTCATCGCCGCGCTCGCGACCTCGCTTCCGCTGCTGATCCTCGGCCGGGTCCTCCAGGGCGCGGCCACCGCGATCTTCCCGTTGGCCCTGTCCGTCCTGCGCGAAGAGGTCCGGCCCCAGAAGCTGCCGGGCGCCATGGCGCTGGTCAGCGGCACGCTCGCGTTCGGCAGCGGTCTCGCGCTCGTCGCCACCGGCCTGCTGACCTCCGGCTCCGACGCCGACTACCGCAACGCCTTCTGGATGGCGACCGGCTTCGCGACCCTGGCCCTGCTGGCCGTCGTCTTCCTGGTCCCGGCCACCCGCCACAAGACCGGCGGCCGGACGGACTTCCTCGGCGCGCTGACCCTGGGCATCGCCCTCCTGCTGCTCCTGCTGCCCATCTCGCAGGGACACGAGTGGGGTTGGGCCTCCACTCGGACGCTGGGCAGCTTCGCCGGCGCCGCCGTCATGACGGCCGTGTGGGTCCTGGTGGAGCGCAAGGTGCGCGAACCCCTGGTGGACATGCGGATGTTCGTCCACCGCCCCGTCCTGATGGCCAACCTGGCGGGCATCCTCGTGGGCTTCGGCATGTTCGCGAACTTCCTGGGCGTCTCCTACCTGGTGCAGATGCCGAAGGCCCTCACCGGGTACGGCTTCGACGCGTCCATCCTGCGGGCCTCCGTCCAGTTCCTGCTCCCCGGTGCGATCGTCTCGCTGCTGGCCTCCCCCGTCGGCGGGCAGCTGGTGCGCCACCGCGGGCCCCGCGTCGCGCTGGGTCTGGCCGCCGTGCTCGGCGCCGTCGGCTTCGGCTGGTTGGCACTGGACCACGCGCACACCTTCTCGGTGATCGGCGCCGGTCTCGTCGTCGGCGCGGCGGTCAGCTTCGGGTACGCGGCCATGCCGGCCGTGATCATGTCGAGCGTCCCGCACCACCAGAGCGGCATCGCCAACGGCATCAACTCGATCTCCCGCTCCACCGGCAGTGCGATCGGCAGCGCCATCGTCACCACCATCCTGGCCTCGAAGACCATCGAGCACCTTCCGGCCGGCGTTCCCGCGCTGCCCGCCGAGTCCGGCTTCACCCTCACCTTCGGGATCGGGGCCGTCGCCTTCGCCCTGGTCGCGCTGATCAGTTGGCTCGGCCTGCGCTCGGGCCACGGCCCCCGGGTGGAGGAGCCCGTCGCGTCGAGCGAGGCCCCGCTGCTGAAGGCGGTGGAGACGGCCGACGCCGTCTGA
- a CDS encoding DUF4132 domain-containing protein, with protein sequence MAWLAAGEGYEIALVEGRVVARGSTKRQLKTLPKALRDHPEVDRLRRLSEWLDRHVVACVAQVDAWMVSSLPVPTTLLARVWPDEAWQGALRDLAIVADDDPDEVGFLRDATETGELKVVNLDGETIRLSPRTVTLPHPVLLPDLDDVRDFAAELGITQQVEQIHRATWQKPAGLAANATEVRDYAGGVFPSRFSLAARATGLGYRVSGGYATCKVRDAGGAVEAAVWIGEPYWEDESSTGGLNWHDAEGRAVRLAEVGPVAWSEGMRMAAALYAGRKIEEGGNA encoded by the coding sequence ATGGCTTGGCTGGCGGCGGGTGAGGGCTATGAGATCGCCCTCGTGGAGGGGCGGGTCGTGGCCCGGGGATCGACGAAACGGCAGTTGAAGACATTGCCGAAGGCGCTGCGCGACCACCCCGAGGTGGACCGGCTGCGCCGGCTCTCGGAATGGCTCGATCGGCACGTGGTCGCGTGTGTCGCCCAGGTGGACGCCTGGATGGTGTCCTCGCTTCCGGTGCCGACCACGCTGCTGGCCCGGGTCTGGCCCGACGAGGCCTGGCAGGGCGCCCTGCGCGACCTGGCGATCGTCGCCGACGACGACCCCGACGAGGTGGGCTTCCTGCGCGACGCCACCGAGACGGGCGAGTTGAAGGTGGTCAACCTCGACGGCGAGACCATACGGCTCTCCCCGCGCACCGTGACCCTGCCGCACCCGGTGCTGCTGCCCGACCTGGACGACGTACGGGACTTCGCCGCCGAACTCGGCATCACCCAGCAGGTCGAGCAGATCCACCGCGCGACCTGGCAGAAGCCGGCCGGGCTCGCCGCGAACGCGACCGAGGTACGGGACTACGCGGGCGGGGTGTTCCCCTCCCGGTTCAGCCTCGCGGCACGGGCCACCGGCCTCGGCTACCGGGTCTCCGGCGGCTACGCCACCTGCAAGGTGCGCGACGCCGGCGGTGCCGTGGAGGCGGCCGTGTGGATCGGCGAGCCGTACTGGGAGGACGAGTCGAGCACCGGCGGGCTGAACTGGCACGACGCGGAGGGTCGGGCCGTGCGGCTCGCCGAGGTCGGACCGGTGGCCTGGTCCGAGGGGATGCGGATGGCCGCGGCGCTGTACGCCGGGCGCAAGATCGAGGAGGGCGGGAACGCGTGA
- a CDS encoding DNA-binding protein: MNTKTTDTGGARALLDAGAVLPADTTGAGDEAVELTARAYRHPALGNDRVVIRLAAAELGAAEDLAAGFLGLEPDGEPAVVGLGRRQALGFPEWVLVHHPEDGHHALAVVPELDRAARQAKTKPKAALDACMELAGRLAVSVPHFLPVFHEQAARLFLAVENTTYAAQLFGKARASEAEFGLPVDEDRLDAVFLEFALAGALPVKVLTGYGKALALRVSPAEAFDRFRRLCVRRTAGGLPPSAQVAVELRRLARAAGLTGTEPEQDYLAELLPLPATLRAAAGWWKAHRPALLALARRVPSVRGTLLGLTPPSGGDAGAMAAMWLELLVDSGATVGLSAADAPAEERCSDGASGWLERFQTARYSGWGTPPALPNLLELVERSADRLRAELAAPERETGLRLGFEDVDLLDLVLSLDLPLADPDPKDNRTLGLQAWGDHTARRELRALCADERFRPVLFRSLNELGSRATGRGAVRALALSPGSSALLADWVREVAASSTASALPALPAAIRWLTWLPAEALALAPEDVAKAAALDVGGILARTLRGGLFEELTWPAWETAVSELRPNAKARGGRRDRGLVVMDAWPHLIVANSTQVRVVDADSTVLTHDLRVPRGDHYRLGFHHVDGDLLVFWVSYGGAVEGYWLSAPNDVLTLDHPGSYWSIRNEQVTLPLPGGGRFTGHGVLHAGDTELPTERPVLSDGTSYWVWDSGSEPGAAGWYEYDPASGALGRRSQPAFLADALRGHPEGSSLPQHAGANWLRPTPTVEGSVFGAPVDGLLGWRVVHVPDRGWHGSDTAGRSVTAAEGRMPQGALSLPGDDRLRVLSSDWRTLTLSDHDGVVTSQVSSDHDNPAYSTPAVDLPPLPYWYCLRARDTEGSAALRTADAETCGALLKAAGAADRDELPAIVSAALPRITSPELIGGVVDKLRDALRQRTALDKVAAALNPTPEREPAPRVARGPSDRLVGEALEGLVAGRHRRFGGDSDAAYRFLRELVSVSADTDAREVPGRLHFDVPGLTRTMPWTELFLDGAAAVAYRAVVTGADDARRAALCTMLEQVVALGLDSTETSAGRWLRVLVHLDRNHTTQPDGRDRGKWHSTVLPYGGGALLAITGEHGDSTDEGREFTALLHDPSGRLAVPQPYTSRGHAPLGDRGRGAGWLAAFLAAAAEHGAAPWFTEAAEEFARLTGVSGPAARLVLAGLPDIDAWDRNFLPAELRAAIGVKATDSAYARDDLRDLDVEVRRELVAALLPAEPARLWSEGPDVTAAAEVWNRRVGRRTPVPDWLLVEATRAVGAGTSHGHRWSVHKALPALLDPAAAPELNTDVAWEVRENQISPREPAAAPFTSAVLTRAVALTGWLAHRLPAGDPVRAVLPAALTALRRRLSAPELLLGIDVYHNPAEFRKAAGTPTETGEGYERYGAVVLPGTSTHWSYPALRPALLDSTGSDPYLPALRGPEQQPFAVETALRLARDPGFARLLADPGAPAAGSVDKDGTWWPQDAGRSVPDLVAEVSDTYGLGADAAVLYLALLAMPDPTDRNTARWTGWKPARLTAARAELGATDLVVTASRSRAGRSLFLPGGWADVSSPTLPVELWKLPMYGTAAGRNPVLGVLVPTEPVADLYRRAWERVREGDTPRFEELKVKRTTRRRR, from the coding sequence GTGAACACCAAGACCACCGACACCGGCGGGGCCCGGGCGCTGCTCGACGCGGGCGCCGTGCTGCCCGCCGACACCACCGGGGCGGGCGACGAAGCCGTCGAACTGACCGCGCGGGCCTACCGCCACCCGGCCCTCGGGAACGACCGGGTCGTGATCCGGCTCGCCGCGGCCGAACTGGGCGCCGCGGAGGACCTCGCCGCCGGGTTCCTGGGCCTCGAACCCGACGGCGAACCGGCCGTGGTGGGTCTCGGCCGGCGACAGGCCCTCGGCTTCCCCGAGTGGGTCCTGGTGCACCACCCCGAGGACGGGCACCACGCGCTGGCCGTCGTACCGGAGTTGGACCGGGCCGCCCGTCAGGCGAAGACCAAGCCGAAGGCCGCCCTCGACGCCTGTATGGAACTGGCCGGCCGGCTCGCCGTGTCCGTCCCGCACTTCCTGCCGGTCTTCCACGAGCAGGCCGCACGGCTCTTCCTCGCCGTCGAGAACACCACGTACGCCGCGCAGCTGTTCGGCAAGGCCCGCGCGAGCGAGGCAGAGTTCGGCCTGCCCGTGGACGAGGACCGGCTGGACGCCGTCTTCCTCGAATTCGCCCTGGCCGGCGCCCTGCCGGTGAAGGTGCTGACCGGGTACGGCAAGGCGCTGGCGCTGCGGGTCTCCCCCGCCGAGGCCTTCGACCGGTTCCGCCGGCTGTGCGTGCGCCGCACCGCGGGCGGGCTACCGCCGTCCGCGCAGGTCGCCGTCGAACTGCGCCGACTGGCCCGCGCCGCCGGCCTCACCGGCACCGAACCCGAGCAGGACTATCTCGCCGAGCTGTTGCCGCTGCCCGCCACCCTGCGCGCCGCCGCCGGCTGGTGGAAGGCCCACCGCCCGGCGTTGCTCGCGCTCGCCCGGCGCGTGCCCTCCGTACGGGGCACCCTGCTCGGACTGACCCCGCCCAGCGGCGGCGACGCGGGCGCCATGGCCGCGATGTGGCTGGAGCTGCTCGTCGACTCGGGCGCCACCGTCGGGCTGTCCGCCGCCGACGCGCCGGCCGAGGAGCGCTGCTCCGACGGCGCGTCCGGCTGGCTGGAGCGCTTCCAGACCGCCCGGTACAGCGGTTGGGGCACTCCCCCCGCACTGCCGAACCTGCTCGAACTCGTCGAGCGGTCCGCGGACCGGCTGCGCGCGGAGCTCGCCGCGCCGGAGCGCGAGACGGGGCTGCGCCTCGGCTTCGAGGACGTGGACCTCCTCGATCTGGTGCTGTCCCTGGACCTGCCGCTCGCCGACCCGGACCCCAAGGACAACCGGACGCTGGGACTCCAGGCCTGGGGCGACCACACCGCCCGCCGGGAACTGCGCGCGCTGTGCGCCGACGAGCGTTTCCGCCCGGTGCTGTTCCGTTCCCTGAACGAGCTGGGGAGCCGGGCCACCGGACGGGGCGCCGTCCGCGCACTCGCCCTGTCCCCCGGGAGCAGCGCGCTGCTCGCCGACTGGGTCCGCGAGGTGGCCGCCTCCTCCACGGCGTCCGCACTGCCGGCGCTGCCCGCGGCGATCCGCTGGCTGACCTGGCTGCCGGCCGAGGCGCTGGCCCTGGCCCCCGAGGACGTCGCGAAGGCGGCGGCGCTCGACGTGGGCGGGATCCTCGCGCGGACGCTGCGCGGCGGACTGTTCGAGGAACTGACCTGGCCCGCCTGGGAGACGGCGGTGTCCGAGCTGCGGCCGAACGCCAAGGCGCGCGGGGGCCGGCGCGACCGCGGGCTCGTCGTCATGGACGCCTGGCCCCACCTGATCGTGGCCAACTCCACGCAGGTCCGCGTCGTCGACGCCGACTCGACGGTGCTCACCCACGACCTGCGGGTCCCGCGCGGCGATCACTACCGCCTCGGCTTCCACCACGTGGACGGCGACCTGCTGGTGTTCTGGGTCTCGTACGGCGGCGCCGTGGAGGGCTACTGGCTGAGCGCCCCGAACGACGTCCTCACCCTCGACCACCCGGGCTCCTACTGGTCGATCCGCAACGAGCAGGTCACCCTGCCGCTGCCCGGCGGCGGCAGGTTCACCGGCCACGGTGTCCTGCACGCGGGCGACACCGAGCTCCCGACCGAGCGCCCGGTCCTGTCCGACGGCACCTCGTACTGGGTGTGGGACTCGGGGAGCGAGCCCGGCGCGGCAGGATGGTACGAGTACGACCCCGCGAGCGGCGCCCTGGGACGGCGTTCGCAGCCCGCCTTCCTCGCCGACGCCCTGCGCGGGCACCCGGAGGGCAGCAGCCTGCCGCAGCACGCGGGCGCCAACTGGCTGCGGCCGACGCCCACCGTGGAGGGTTCGGTGTTCGGCGCGCCCGTGGACGGCCTGCTCGGCTGGCGTGTCGTGCACGTTCCCGATCGGGGCTGGCACGGCTCGGACACCGCCGGTCGCTCGGTGACCGCGGCCGAAGGCCGCATGCCCCAGGGGGCGCTGAGCCTGCCCGGTGACGACCGGCTGCGCGTGCTGTCCAGCGACTGGCGCACGCTGACGCTCAGCGACCACGACGGGGTCGTCACCTCCCAGGTCAGCTCCGACCACGACAACCCGGCCTACTCCACGCCCGCCGTGGATCTCCCGCCGCTCCCCTACTGGTACTGCCTGCGGGCCCGGGACACCGAGGGCTCGGCCGCGCTGCGGACCGCCGACGCGGAGACCTGCGGTGCGCTGCTGAAGGCGGCCGGAGCCGCCGACCGGGACGAGCTGCCCGCCATCGTGAGCGCGGCCCTGCCCCGGATCACCTCGCCCGAGCTGATCGGGGGCGTGGTCGACAAGCTGCGGGACGCCCTGCGGCAGCGGACGGCGCTCGACAAGGTGGCCGCCGCCCTGAACCCGACCCCGGAACGCGAGCCCGCGCCGCGGGTCGCACGGGGCCCGTCCGACAGGCTGGTCGGCGAGGCGCTGGAAGGGCTCGTCGCCGGCCGGCACCGCCGGTTCGGCGGGGACTCCGACGCCGCGTACCGGTTCCTGCGGGAGCTGGTGTCCGTCTCCGCCGACACCGACGCGCGGGAGGTGCCCGGACGGCTGCACTTCGACGTGCCGGGGCTGACGCGGACGATGCCCTGGACGGAGCTGTTCCTCGACGGGGCCGCCGCCGTCGCCTACCGCGCGGTGGTCACCGGCGCCGACGACGCGCGACGTGCGGCACTGTGCACGATGCTCGAACAGGTGGTCGCGCTGGGCCTGGACTCCACCGAGACGTCCGCCGGCCGGTGGCTGCGCGTACTGGTCCACCTCGATCGCAACCACACGACGCAGCCGGACGGCCGCGACCGCGGGAAGTGGCATTCGACCGTGTTGCCGTACGGTGGCGGCGCCCTGCTCGCGATCACCGGCGAGCACGGCGACTCCACCGACGAGGGCCGCGAGTTCACGGCCCTGCTGCACGACCCCAGCGGTCGGCTCGCGGTGCCGCAGCCGTACACCTCGCGCGGTCACGCCCCGCTCGGGGACCGGGGGCGCGGGGCCGGTTGGCTCGCCGCGTTCCTCGCCGCGGCGGCCGAGCACGGCGCGGCGCCGTGGTTCACGGAGGCCGCCGAGGAGTTCGCCCGCCTGACCGGGGTCTCCGGGCCCGCGGCCCGGCTGGTGCTCGCCGGCCTCCCGGACATCGACGCCTGGGACCGCAACTTCCTGCCGGCCGAACTCCGTGCGGCCATCGGGGTCAAGGCCACGGACTCGGCGTACGCCCGCGACGACCTGCGCGACCTCGACGTCGAGGTCCGACGGGAGCTCGTGGCGGCGCTGCTGCCCGCCGAGCCGGCGCGGCTGTGGAGCGAGGGCCCGGACGTGACGGCCGCCGCCGAGGTGTGGAACCGGCGCGTGGGTCGACGCACGCCCGTACCGGACTGGCTGCTCGTGGAGGCGACCCGCGCCGTCGGCGCGGGGACGAGCCACGGCCACCGGTGGTCGGTGCACAAGGCGCTGCCCGCGCTCCTCGACCCGGCGGCGGCACCGGAGCTGAACACCGATGTGGCGTGGGAGGTGCGGGAGAACCAGATCTCGCCCCGCGAGCCCGCGGCTGCCCCGTTCACCTCCGCGGTGCTGACCCGGGCGGTCGCCCTCACGGGGTGGCTGGCGCACCGGCTGCCGGCGGGCGACCCGGTCCGGGCCGTGCTGCCCGCCGCGCTCACGGCGTTGCGCCGGCGTTTGTCCGCGCCCGAGTTGCTGCTCGGCATCGACGTCTACCACAACCCCGCGGAGTTCCGTAAGGCGGCGGGCACGCCGACCGAGACGGGCGAGGGCTACGAGCGCTACGGCGCGGTGGTGCTGCCCGGCACGAGTACGCACTGGTCGTATCCGGCGCTGCGGCCCGCGCTGCTGGACTCCACCGGTTCCGATCCGTACCTGCCGGCACTGCGCGGCCCCGAGCAGCAGCCGTTCGCCGTGGAGACGGCGCTGCGGCTCGCTCGGGACCCGGGCTTCGCGCGGCTCCTCGCCGATCCGGGGGCGCCGGCCGCGGGATCGGTGGACAAGGACGGGACCTGGTGGCCGCAGGACGCGGGCCGTTCGGTGCCGGACCTGGTGGCGGAGGTGAGCGACACGTACGGCCTGGGTGCGGACGCCGCCGTCCTCTACCTCGCGCTGCTCGCCATGCCGGACCCCACCGACCGCAACACGGCGCGCTGGACGGGCTGGAAGCCGGCCCGGTTGACGGCGGCCCGCGCGGAGCTGGGCGCGACCGACCTGGTGGTGACGGCGAGCCGCAGCCGCGCCGGACGCTCCCTGTTCCTGCCGGGCGGGTGGGCGGACGTCTCCTCCCCGACGCTGCCGGTGGAGCTGTGGAAGCTGCCCATGTACGGAACGGCCGCGGGACGCAACCCGGTCCTGGGAGTGCTCGTGCCCACCGAACCGGTCGCGGATCTGTACCGGCGCGCGTGGGAACGGGTCCGCGAGGGCGACACGCCGCGCTTCGAGGAACTGAAGGTGAAGCGCACGACGCGACGCCGGAGGTGA
- a CDS encoding AAA family ATPase, whose product MTVTEPSAPARQVMPAEERHAAELAFLAAYDTGPRPPGWALTPRAVVTFVCGSEGAELALPKRRAGLPTKLVIASKFVGERALVERCVVTLAGERGLLLTGEPGTAKSMLSELLAAAVSGTSALTVQGTAGTTEDAFRYGWNYALLLAQGPTSQALVDSPVLAAMRAGRVVRVEEITRCLPEVQDALVSILSDRRVSVPELTSTEDAVVSAAPGFTVIATANLRDRGVSEMSAALKRRFNFETVAPIADADAEATLIRRQAVAAVQRAGAAFGVDDAVLDALVTVFRDLRSGRSAEGWDVERPGTVMSTAEAVQVAASLGVAAAYLPGGDVLDLLPGHLLGVVRKDDPADHGRLLGYWDGPVRRRAEDGSAMWRRLWDLRGSLR is encoded by the coding sequence ATGACCGTCACCGAACCGTCCGCCCCCGCCCGGCAGGTCATGCCCGCGGAGGAACGCCACGCCGCCGAACTCGCCTTCCTGGCCGCGTACGACACCGGGCCGCGCCCGCCCGGCTGGGCCCTCACCCCGCGCGCCGTCGTCACGTTCGTCTGCGGCAGCGAGGGCGCCGAACTGGCCCTGCCCAAGCGGCGCGCCGGACTGCCCACCAAGCTGGTGATCGCGTCGAAGTTCGTCGGCGAACGCGCCCTGGTCGAACGGTGCGTGGTCACCCTCGCCGGCGAACGGGGTCTGCTGCTCACCGGCGAGCCCGGCACCGCCAAGTCGATGCTGTCCGAGCTGCTCGCCGCGGCCGTGTCCGGCACCAGCGCCCTCACCGTGCAGGGCACGGCGGGCACCACCGAGGACGCCTTCCGGTACGGCTGGAACTACGCCCTGCTGCTGGCCCAGGGCCCCACCTCGCAGGCCCTGGTCGACTCCCCCGTGCTCGCCGCGATGCGCGCGGGCCGGGTGGTGCGGGTCGAGGAGATCACCCGCTGCCTGCCGGAGGTACAGGACGCCCTGGTGTCGATCCTGTCCGACCGTCGGGTGAGCGTGCCCGAACTGACCTCGACCGAGGACGCGGTGGTGTCCGCCGCCCCCGGCTTCACCGTCATCGCCACCGCCAACCTCCGCGACCGCGGTGTCTCCGAGATGTCGGCCGCGCTGAAGCGGCGGTTCAACTTCGAGACGGTCGCGCCGATCGCGGACGCCGACGCCGAGGCCACGTTGATCCGGCGCCAGGCCGTCGCCGCGGTGCAGCGCGCCGGAGCCGCGTTCGGCGTGGACGACGCGGTGCTGGACGCCCTCGTCACCGTCTTCCGGGACCTGCGCTCGGGGCGCAGCGCCGAGGGCTGGGACGTCGAGCGGCCCGGTACGGTCATGTCCACCGCCGAGGCCGTGCAGGTGGCGGCCTCGCTGGGGGTGGCCGCCGCCTACCTGCCGGGCGGCGACGTCCTCGATCTGCTGCCGGGGCACCTGTTGGGTGTCGTGCGCAAGGACGACCCCGCCGACCACGGCCGGTTGTTGGGGTACTGGGACGGCCCGGTCCGCCGCCGTGCCGAGGACGGTTCGGCGATGTGGCGCCGGCTGTGGGACCTGCGCGGGAGCCTGCGGTGA